From one Fusobacterium mortiferum ATCC 9817 genomic stretch:
- a CDS encoding LPS-assembly protein LptD produces MNKKKIVYGIIFIVVIVLGYLNYFGDEGELGKTEQVIETSNVTYKNEDYVVEAQLQKDYIKENETGFEKAKAKVNDMLISGDNVFIDKVRNLALKNNILGISPNGWSFKAESVDYNKLKDEIKSTTGVTAINEEQGIKISGQNFTTDSKMSYIELTQDVVLENESIALKGDKGEYDDLTKIVVLSNNITLEGRGENVGLVDGHFKTLRYNSDSRILEAWEPFDTTYKEVKLSAESLYFKEDTEALKVSKNVVIEANGFKIYVDRVDKAGNSNILKIAGKIKGSDGTYSFEGDKGEYNTESKVLTILGNIKGSSTKGEKIAGDRLVYDTNSKLMTLSGDKNVKYSSADGELITKVFNYNSETKEMSTSGAYTFSGTKYESKGKNLYYNGESKDVKITEGYLLDKEKKQRLSGDKIAYNTDTQDSSVIGKAFMEDEKYSLSSESIIYTGADKNAKINGNYIVKAQDSGMKFQGKDATYNQESGEFLSAGSVKLQNENYIANGTDLTYNTKTGLGKLGSSIEIVNPKDNIRITGDTFSFKNGEYLEIAGNLHMEGEDVIVDSERARYSLKDKNIYIPEKIDFKSKDGKTYGIMSKGVYYTESSKFVGDNFNGKSNTATLTSRKMTYFSQGEKALFQGKVVMKDTDSTFRGESVEYYPKTETVKSLEKYTINYKDFTFKGDNGVFNNKSGILDGNRSDITTANGDRFISDKVHGNLNEMIMDFTGNVNGHVNDNGVITTFSGEFSRVYFKNSGKYEILRSEVRENAVFIQGDKKLKSDYIEIDSNRRLVFSKENTELTLVDAVNGETVIKSAVAEVDIDKDMATLIGNVQIKNNNSEYGLTNVTADRGIIRQKAGTVELIGHVEIENNESIVQADRGIYDMNSKKIKASGNVYVDYKK; encoded by the coding sequence TATGGAATTATTTTTATTGTAGTAATTGTGTTGGGATATCTTAACTATTTTGGAGATGAGGGAGAGCTAGGAAAGACAGAGCAAGTAATAGAGACTAGCAATGTAACCTATAAAAATGAAGACTATGTGGTGGAAGCTCAGCTACAAAAGGATTATATAAAAGAGAATGAAACAGGATTTGAAAAAGCAAAAGCTAAGGTAAATGATATGCTTATCAGTGGAGATAATGTCTTTATTGATAAGGTAAGAAACTTAGCTTTAAAAAACAATATCCTTGGAATAAGTCCTAATGGGTGGAGCTTTAAGGCAGAGAGTGTAGATTATAATAAGTTAAAAGATGAGATAAAATCTACTACTGGAGTAACTGCTATCAATGAGGAGCAGGGAATAAAAATCTCTGGGCAAAACTTTACTACTGACTCAAAGATGAGCTATATAGAGTTGACTCAAGATGTAGTACTAGAAAATGAAAGTATAGCTCTAAAGGGGGATAAGGGTGAGTATGATGATTTGACTAAGATAGTAGTACTTTCTAATAATATCACTCTTGAGGGTAGAGGAGAAAATGTAGGTTTAGTAGATGGACACTTTAAAACTTTAAGATATAATTCAGATAGTAGAATATTAGAAGCTTGGGAACCTTTTGATACAACTTACAAAGAGGTAAAGTTATCAGCAGAATCTCTATATTTCAAAGAGGATACAGAGGCATTAAAAGTTTCTAAAAATGTTGTAATAGAGGCAAATGGATTTAAAATCTATGTGGATAGAGTGGACAAAGCTGGAAATAGTAATATATTAAAAATTGCTGGTAAGATAAAAGGTAGTGATGGAACTTATTCCTTTGAGGGAGATAAGGGAGAGTACAATACTGAGAGTAAAGTCTTGACTATCTTAGGAAATATAAAGGGAAGCTCTACTAAGGGAGAGAAAATAGCAGGAGATAGATTGGTATATGATACTAACAGCAAGCTTATGACTCTCTCTGGAGATAAAAATGTAAAATACTCGTCAGCAGATGGAGAGCTAATTACAAAAGTTTTCAACTATAATAGTGAAACAAAAGAGATGAGTACAAGTGGAGCTTACACTTTCTCTGGAACTAAGTATGAAAGTAAGGGAAAAAATCTTTATTACAACGGAGAGAGTAAAGATGTAAAGATAACTGAGGGTTATCTGTTAGATAAAGAGAAAAAGCAAAGACTTAGTGGAGATAAGATAGCCTATAATACAGATACACAGGATAGCTCTGTAATAGGAAAAGCCTTTATGGAAGATGAAAAATATTCTCTTTCAAGTGAGAGTATCATCTATACAGGAGCAGATAAAAATGCTAAAATAAATGGTAACTATATAGTAAAAGCTCAAGATAGTGGAATGAAATTTCAAGGAAAAGATGCTACTTATAACCAAGAGAGTGGAGAGTTTTTAAGTGCTGGTAGTGTAAAATTACAAAATGAAAACTATATAGCTAATGGAACTGATCTTACTTATAATACAAAAACTGGATTGGGAAAATTGGGAAGTAGTATAGAGATAGTAAATCCTAAAGACAATATAAGAATAACTGGGGATACTTTCTCTTTCAAAAATGGGGAGTATTTAGAGATAGCTGGAAATCTTCATATGGAAGGGGAAGATGTCATTGTAGATTCTGAGAGAGCTAGATATAGTTTAAAAGATAAAAATATCTATATTCCAGAAAAAATAGATTTTAAGTCAAAAGATGGCAAAACTTATGGTATAATGAGTAAAGGAGTTTATTATACAGAGAGTTCAAAATTTGTTGGAGATAATTTCAATGGTAAGAGTAATACAGCTACTCTTACAAGTAGAAAGATGACATATTTCTCTCAAGGAGAAAAAGCTCTATTCCAAGGTAAAGTGGTCATGAAGGACACTGACTCTACATTTAGAGGAGAGAGTGTGGAATATTATCCTAAAACAGAAACAGTAAAATCTTTAGAGAAGTATACTATTAATTATAAAGATTTTACATTTAAAGGGGATAATGGAGTTTTCAATAATAAAAGTGGAATATTAGATGGAAATAGATCTGATATTACAACTGCAAATGGAGATAGATTTATCTCTGATAAAGTTCATGGAAACTTAAATGAGATGATAATGGATTTTACTGGTAATGTAAATGGACATGTAAATGACAATGGAGTTATCACTACATTTAGTGGAGAATTTTCAAGAGTATACTTCAAAAATAGTGGAAAATATGAGATACTAAGAAGTGAAGTAAGAGAGAATGCTGTCTTTATTCAAGGGGATAAAAAGCTTAAATCTGACTATATAGAGATAGATTCTAATAGAAGATTAGTTTTCTCTAAAGAGAATACAGAGCTTACATTAGTTGATGCAGTCAATGGAGAGACAGTTATAAAATCGGCAGTTGCTGAGGTAGACATAGATAAGGATATGGCTACACTTATAGGAAATGTACAGATTAAAAATAATAACTCTGAATATGGACTAACTAATGTAACTGCAGATAGAGGAATAATTAGACAAAAAGCTGGAACTGTGGAGTTAATAGGTCATGTGGAGATTGAAAATAATGAGTCAATAGTTCAAGCAGACAGAGGAATATATGATATGAACAGTAAGAAGATAAAAGCCTCTGGAAATGTCTATGTAGACTACAAAAAATAA
- the secF gene encoding protein translocase subunit SecF, with amino-acid sequence MQIGIVKNTKKFLGLSVVLVVLSLAVILTRGLNYGIDFSGGSLTQIKFEKVVSLAEINSVLDNVAKNIPQLSGNSRKVQVSEGNTVIIRTQELTEAQKDALLESLNTVGKYDIDKVEKVGASIGKELKTSAVYSLLIGAVLIVAYITVRFEFIFSLGAIIALIHDLIIAIGVISLLGYEVDTPFIAAVLTILGYSINDTIVVFDRIRENIKRKTKQKLTFEELLDKSINQVMIRSINTSVTTLFAIIAILIFGGDSLRTFIVTLLVGILAGTYSSVFIATPIVYLLDKKKRDGGNSGIEKKLQKKETQETKEKILV; translated from the coding sequence ATGCAAATAGGAATAGTAAAAAATACTAAGAAATTTCTAGGGCTATCTGTTGTATTAGTTGTACTTTCCCTTGCAGTAATTTTAACTAGAGGATTAAATTATGGAATAGATTTCTCTGGAGGAAGTTTAACACAGATAAAATTTGAAAAAGTTGTTTCGCTAGCAGAGATAAACAGTGTTTTAGATAATGTAGCAAAAAACATTCCTCAACTTAGTGGAAATAGTAGAAAAGTACAGGTATCAGAAGGAAATACTGTAATTATAAGAACTCAAGAGTTAACAGAGGCCCAAAAAGATGCACTACTAGAGAGCTTAAATACAGTAGGGAAATATGATATAGATAAAGTAGAAAAAGTTGGAGCAAGTATAGGTAAGGAGTTAAAAACTTCAGCTGTATATTCTCTATTAATAGGTGCCGTATTAATAGTAGCCTATATAACAGTTAGATTTGAATTTATATTCTCATTGGGAGCTATAATAGCTTTAATACATGACTTAATTATAGCTATTGGAGTAATATCACTTTTAGGTTATGAAGTAGATACTCCATTTATAGCTGCTGTACTAACAATATTGGGATACTCTATCAACGATACAATAGTTGTATTCGATAGAATTAGAGAGAATATAAAGCGTAAAACAAAACAAAAACTTACTTTTGAAGAGCTTTTAGATAAGAGTATAAATCAAGTTATGATAAGATCAATAAATACATCAGTTACTACACTTTTTGCTATAATAGCAATATTAATCTTTGGTGGAGATTCACTTAGAACTTTTATAGTGACACTTTTAGTGGGAATATTAGCTGGAACATATAGTTCTGTGTTTATAGCAACTCCAATCGTTTATCTATTAGATAAGAAGAAAAGAGATGGAGGAAACTCTGGTATAGAGAAAAAGCTTCAAAAGAAAGAAACTCAAGAAACAAAAGAAAAAATACTAGTTT
- the ruvX gene encoding Holliday junction resolvase RuvX, whose protein sequence is MFKKYVALDVGDVRIGVAKSDIMGILATPLEVIDRRKVKAVKRIEEILIQENTKSLVIGIPKSLDGTEKRQAEKVREFIEKLNKSIEGLEIFEVDERLTTVSADRLLNETNKKGALEKRKVVDKVAAAIILQTFLDRKK, encoded by the coding sequence ATGTTTAAAAAATATGTTGCCTTAGATGTTGGTGATGTGAGAATAGGTGTGGCTAAATCTGATATAATGGGGATATTAGCCACTCCCCTTGAAGTTATTGACAGAAGAAAAGTAAAGGCAGTAAAAAGAATAGAGGAGATACTTATTCAGGAGAATACAAAATCTCTTGTAATAGGGATACCAAAAAGCTTAGATGGAACAGAAAAAAGACAAGCTGAGAAGGTAAGAGAATTCATAGAAAAGCTCAATAAGAGTATTGAGGGATTGGAAATCTTTGAAGTAGATGAAAGACTTACTACTGTTTCTGCTGACAGACTTCTAAATGAAACTAATAAAAAGGGAGCATTAGAAAAGAGAAAAGTAGTAGATAAAGTAGCAGCTGCTATAATACTTCAAACTTTCTTAGACAGAAAAAAATAG
- the alaS gene encoding alanine--tRNA ligase: MLTGNQIRKEFIEFFKKKNHKHFESASLIPDDPTLLLTVAGMVPFKPYFLGQKEAPYPRVTTYQKSIRTNDLENVGRTARHHTFFEMLGNFSFGDYFKEEAIVWSWEFVTEVLGLDKDKLWVSVFTTDDEAEKIWIEKCNFPKERIVRLGEDENWWAAGPTGSCGPCSEIHVDLGPAYGGDENSKLGDEGTDNRFIEIWNLVFTEWNRMEDGSLEPLPKKNIDTGAGLERVTAMVQGKSNNFETDLLFPLVEEAGRLTNTKYGEDKEKDFSLKVITDHSRAVTFLINDGVIPSNEGRGYVLRRILRRAVRHGRLLGQSELFLYKMVDKVVEMMNEAYPDLNDNLEHIKKVVKIEEEKFSRTLDQGIQLVNQEIEKVKSEGGKKLSGDITFRLYDTYGFPYELTEEICEEKGVEVSREEFEAKMEEQKEKARAAREVVMEKGQDSFIEEFYDKYGATNFVGYETLKETAKLLSIREGKDGKTLMIFDTTPFYGESGGQTADIGVISGNGFEGKVVDVQKQKGIFTHTVEIVKGEAKEGEEYLLEVDEMNRLATAKNHTATHLLHKALREVLGTHVQQAGSLVNGQRLRFDFNHYEAMTSEEIEKVENLVNEKIAESLCVTVRNMSMDEAKKEGAMALFGDKYGDVVRVVKVDDFSIELCGGTHIDNIAKIGLFKIESESGIAAGVRRIEAVTGLGAYELVKKMERTLKEIAKTVKSDEANVVERVEKMTETLRENSKEIETLKAKITNYEAGSLNAAAEEINGVKVVIKTFKDKTAEELRQMVDSLKDKLGSCVVVLASGEDKAVFAVGVTKDLIGKVKAGNLVKEAAQIAGGNGGGRPDFAQAGGKDASKIEEAVAKVRETLKTLL, from the coding sequence ATGTTAACAGGAAATCAAATCAGAAAAGAGTTCATAGAATTCTTTAAAAAGAAAAATCACAAACATTTTGAAAGTGCATCTCTAATTCCAGATGACCCAACACTTTTATTAACAGTTGCAGGAATGGTACCTTTTAAACCATATTTCTTAGGGCAAAAGGAAGCTCCATATCCAAGAGTAACTACTTATCAAAAATCAATTAGAACTAACGATTTAGAAAATGTTGGAAGAACAGCTAGACACCATACTTTCTTTGAAATGTTAGGAAACTTCTCATTTGGAGATTATTTCAAAGAGGAAGCAATAGTTTGGTCTTGGGAATTCGTAACAGAAGTATTAGGATTAGATAAGGACAAATTATGGGTATCTGTATTTACAACAGATGATGAAGCTGAAAAAATTTGGATAGAGAAGTGTAACTTTCCTAAAGAGAGAATAGTAAGACTTGGAGAAGATGAGAACTGGTGGGCAGCTGGACCAACAGGTTCTTGTGGACCTTGTTCAGAAATCCACGTGGACTTAGGACCAGCTTATGGTGGTGATGAGAACTCTAAGCTTGGAGATGAGGGAACAGATAACCGTTTCATAGAGATTTGGAACCTAGTATTTACAGAGTGGAATAGAATGGAAGATGGATCATTAGAGCCACTACCTAAGAAAAATATAGATACTGGAGCTGGACTAGAGAGAGTTACAGCTATGGTACAAGGTAAGTCTAACAACTTTGAAACAGACTTATTATTCCCATTAGTAGAAGAGGCTGGAAGATTAACTAATACTAAATATGGAGAGGACAAAGAAAAAGACTTTTCTTTAAAAGTTATAACTGACCACTCAAGAGCAGTTACTTTCTTAATAAATGATGGAGTAATCCCATCTAATGAAGGAAGAGGATATGTATTAAGAAGAATCTTAAGAAGAGCTGTAAGACACGGAAGATTATTAGGACAATCAGAACTATTCCTATATAAGATGGTAGATAAAGTTGTAGAGATGATGAATGAAGCTTATCCAGATTTAAATGACAACTTAGAGCACATCAAAAAAGTAGTTAAGATAGAGGAAGAGAAATTCTCTCGTACTCTTGACCAAGGAATACAACTTGTAAACCAAGAGATAGAAAAAGTAAAATCAGAAGGTGGAAAGAAACTTTCTGGAGATATAACTTTTAGATTATATGACACTTATGGATTCCCATATGAATTAACTGAAGAGATATGTGAAGAGAAAGGTGTAGAGGTTTCAAGAGAAGAGTTTGAAGCTAAGATGGAAGAGCAAAAAGAGAAAGCAAGAGCAGCTAGAGAAGTTGTAATGGAAAAAGGACAAGATAGCTTTATTGAAGAGTTCTATGATAAATATGGAGCTACTAACTTTGTAGGATATGAAACTTTAAAAGAGACAGCTAAATTATTAAGTATCAGAGAGGGAAAAGATGGAAAAACTCTTATGATATTTGATACAACTCCTTTCTATGGAGAGTCTGGAGGACAAACTGCTGATATAGGAGTTATCTCTGGAAATGGATTTGAAGGAAAAGTAGTAGATGTTCAAAAACAAAAAGGAATATTTACTCATACAGTTGAAATAGTAAAAGGAGAAGCTAAAGAGGGAGAGGAGTATCTATTAGAAGTAGATGAGATGAATAGACTTGCTACTGCTAAAAACCATACAGCTACTCACTTACTACACAAGGCTTTAAGAGAGGTACTTGGAACTCATGTACAACAAGCTGGTTCATTAGTAAATGGACAAAGATTAAGATTTGACTTCAACCACTATGAAGCTATGACTTCTGAAGAGATTGAAAAAGTAGAGAATTTAGTAAATGAAAAAATAGCTGAATCTCTATGTGTAACAGTAAGAAATATGAGTATGGACGAAGCTAAAAAAGAGGGAGCTATGGCTCTATTTGGAGATAAATATGGAGATGTAGTAAGAGTTGTAAAAGTAGACGACTTCTCTATTGAGCTTTGTGGAGGAACTCATATAGATAATATAGCTAAGATAGGATTATTCAAAATAGAGTCTGAAAGTGGAATAGCTGCTGGAGTAAGAAGAATAGAGGCAGTTACAGGACTTGGAGCTTATGAATTAGTTAAGAAAATGGAGAGAACTCTTAAAGAGATAGCTAAGACAGTAAAATCTGATGAGGCTAATGTAGTTGAAAGAGTTGAGAAGATGACTGAAACTTTAAGAGAGAACTCTAAAGAGATAGAGACATTAAAAGCTAAGATAACTAACTATGAAGCTGGCTCATTAAATGCTGCTGCTGAAGAGATAAATGGAGTAAAAGTTGTAATAAAAACTTTCAAAGATAAAACAGCTGAAGAGTTAAGACAAATGGTTGACTCTTTAAAAGATAAACTAGGAAGTTGTGTAGTTGTACTTGCTTCTGGAGAGGATAAAGCTGTATTTGCTGTAGGAGTAACTAAGGACTTAATAGGAAAGGTTAAAGCTGGAAACTTAGTAAAAGAAGCTGCTCAAATAGCTGGAGGAAATGGTGGAGGAAGACCTGACTTTGCTCAAGCTGGAGGAAAAGATGCTTCTAAGATAGAGGAAGCTGTAGCTAAAGTTAGAGAAACTCTAAAAACTTTATTATAA
- the lptB gene encoding LPS export ABC transporter ATP-binding protein, which translates to MINLSAQNLCKSYKKRKVVDNVSLEVKKGEIVGLLGPNGAGKTTTFYMITGIVKPESGKVFCDNMEVTDYPMYKRANMGIGYLAQEPSIFRNLTVEENIAAVLEMKGISKIEQKETIDKLLEEFKLTHVQKSLGFSLSGGERRRVEIARTIANNPSFILLDEPFAGVDPIAVEDIQQIIRYLKNRGLGILITDHSVRETLRITEKAYIMAQGKVLISGTPEEIAENETARKIYLGEKFKLD; encoded by the coding sequence ATGATAAATTTATCAGCTCAAAACCTATGTAAAAGTTATAAGAAGAGAAAAGTTGTAGATAATGTAAGTCTAGAAGTAAAAAAAGGAGAGATAGTGGGACTACTAGGACCAAATGGTGCTGGAAAGACAACTACTTTCTATATGATTACAGGAATAGTAAAACCTGAAAGTGGAAAAGTATTTTGTGACAATATGGAAGTTACAGACTATCCAATGTATAAAAGAGCTAATATGGGTATAGGATATCTTGCCCAAGAGCCATCAATTTTTAGAAATTTGACAGTTGAAGAAAATATCGCTGCTGTACTTGAGATGAAGGGAATAAGTAAAATTGAGCAAAAAGAGACAATAGATAAACTTCTTGAGGAGTTTAAGCTAACTCATGTTCAAAAATCTTTAGGATTCTCTCTTTCTGGTGGAGAGAGAAGAAGGGTAGAGATAGCTAGAACAATAGCTAATAATCCTAGCTTTATCTTACTAGATGAGCCTTTTGCTGGAGTTGACCCAATAGCAGTAGAGGATATACAACAGATAATAAGATATTTAAAAAATAGAGGGTTGGGAATACTGATTACTGACCACAGCGTAAGAGAGACACTTAGAATTACTGAAAAAGCTTATATAATGGCTCAAGGAAAAGTACTTATAAGTGGAACTCCTGAAGAGATAGCAGAGAATGAAACTGCTAGAAAAATCTATCTAGGAGAGAAATTTAAATTAGATTAG
- the secD gene encoding protein translocase subunit SecD → MSSKLMMRLLLVIMVVCGAVWLSFAKPTKLGLDLKGGVYVVLEAVPEEGVTIDSEAMDRLIEVLDRRINGLGVAESVVQKAGDNRVIIELPGVSNTEDAIKMIGKTALLEFRIMNEDGTLGETLLTGGALKKADVSYDNLGRPQIQFEMNQEGAIKFAEITRNNIGRQLAITLDGTVQTAPMINSEIPSGNGVITGNYTVEEAKATATLLNAGALPVKAEIVETRTVGASLGDESIAQSKNAAIFAMALIGIFMIVFYRLPGIVADIALVIFGLITFGALNFIDATLTLPGIAGLILSAGMAVDANVIIFERIKEELRLGNSIINSIGVGFNKGFVAIFDSNITTLIITTILFTFGTGPVKGFAVTLTIGTLASMFTAITITKILLLVFVKTFKFERPELFGVKEVNICK, encoded by the coding sequence ATGAGTTCAAAATTAATGATGAGATTACTCCTTGTGATAATGGTAGTCTGTGGAGCTGTATGGTTGAGTTTTGCAAAACCTACTAAACTTGGGCTAGATTTAAAGGGTGGAGTATATGTGGTATTAGAAGCAGTACCAGAAGAGGGAGTTACCATAGATTCTGAAGCTATGGATAGACTTATTGAGGTACTAGATAGAAGAATAAATGGATTGGGAGTAGCTGAATCAGTAGTACAAAAAGCTGGAGATAACAGAGTAATTATAGAGTTACCAGGGGTAAGTAATACAGAGGACGCTATAAAAATGATAGGGAAAACAGCACTTTTAGAGTTTAGAATTATGAATGAAGATGGAACTTTAGGAGAGACTCTACTTACAGGAGGAGCTCTTAAAAAAGCAGATGTTTCATATGACAACTTAGGTAGACCTCAAATCCAATTTGAGATGAACCAAGAGGGAGCTATAAAGTTTGCTGAAATAACTAGAAATAATATAGGTAGACAATTAGCTATAACTCTTGATGGAACTGTGCAAACAGCACCTATGATAAACTCTGAAATTCCAAGTGGAAATGGAGTAATTACAGGAAACTATACAGTAGAAGAAGCGAAAGCTACTGCCACACTATTAAATGCTGGAGCATTACCAGTGAAAGCTGAAATAGTAGAAACAAGAACAGTAGGAGCTTCTCTAGGAGACGAATCAATAGCACAAAGTAAAAATGCAGCAATATTTGCTATGGCTTTAATTGGTATTTTTATGATAGTATTCTATAGATTACCAGGAATAGTAGCAGATATAGCATTAGTTATATTTGGACTTATTACTTTTGGAGCTTTAAATTTTATAGATGCTACTCTTACTTTACCAGGAATAGCAGGACTTATTCTTTCAGCAGGGATGGCTGTTGACGCCAATGTAATTATCTTTGAAAGAATAAAAGAGGAGTTAAGATTAGGAAATAGTATCATCAATAGTATAGGGGTAGGATTTAACAAAGGATTTGTGGCAATATTTGACTCAAACATCACTACTCTTATAATTACAACAATCTTATTTACATTTGGAACAGGACCAGTAAAAGGATTTGCTGTAACTTTAACAATAGGTACATTAGCTTCTATGTTTACAGCTATTACAATAACAAAGATACTACTACTAGTATTTGTAAAAACATTTAAATTCGAAAGACCAGAGTTATTTGGAGTAAAGGAGGTAAACATATGCAAATAG